The window NNNTTTTTGCTATTGAAGTCCCTGCAGAGTCACTACAGAAGCCCTTTGGTTCTGGGTGGTGTGCTGATTTAACAAGAGATTTACTCCAGCTCAGTGCTGTATTGATTTCATGCATATCCTGCTTGGTTCATAATACTGAGTCCCAAGCAAATCTGTCTTTTGGGTAGTGCCAAGTGGGTCTTTGGTCTTTCAGAGTTAATAGTTGATACAGCTTATTTGTATTCAGACACTTGTTTAGGGAGTATGTCTCATTTTCCCACGCTCATTCAAATAAACTGAGCAAAAAGTGTGGACAAACTTTCTTGACATAGTGCCAAAGGAGAATGAGGAACACTCCAGACATACTGATGACTTTGCCAGGATATGTATCCAAATGGCTTAAAATAGTGTCTTAAATTCCTGTTTTTCACTACACTGTTTAAGGATGGATCAACTCCAGATAATAAAGTTCACTTCTAACAGTGCTGTgcttaacttttaaaaaaacagcttcTCAAGATTAAATGGTGTTGCACCTCTGAAACTTCATTaactcactgctgctttgttgAGTGAATGAGTAAAATATCTCCAGATTTCTTTACATCTTTTAATAGCCTTAGATTAGATTTCTAGGCTCAAAGTATCAATTATATTTCAGAAGTGTGGAGAGTGACTTGTATTATTGAAAACTCAGTCAAATCCATGCTTCTATAGTGCCCGAGATATAATCTTTTTTGATTCAAAATCCAGAGACACATAATAGATGCATTCAGTATTACAAGTCCATTATGAAAACTTGGATGTTGCTCTGATAGCAGCCCTGTGGTTTGTAGAGGATCTGCGCTCGAAGGCTTCAGAATTTGGGGAATTTCAGTGTTACATGTGAATCATTCCATCGTGACAGGCATTACTGAATCAGGTGATAAGCAATATAAGCTATCTGAGTGTATGTTAAATAAGTGCTTTGGCAGATGAGtttctgaaaactttttctttttcctatagAAGGACAGAAATGTTCACATTCGGACCCGATTGAAAGTTCCGATTCATATGGAGATCTCTCTGACACCAGTGACCTCAAGACTCCTGAGAAACAGAGCACCAATGGGTCCTTCTCGTGTGACATGGCagtcagcaaaaacaaaatggagACGGAGGCAGAGAAGAAGTACCCTTGCCCTGAATGTGGCAGCTTTTTCAGATCAAAGTCTTATCTGAACAAACACATACAGAAGGTTCACGTCAGGGCCCTTGGTGGCCCACTGGGGGACCTTGGTCCTGCTCTGGGATCCCCTTTTTCACCCCAACAGAACATGTCTCTTCTGGAGTCATTTGGGTTTCAGATCGTCCAGTCAGCATTTGCATCATCCCTAGTGGATCCAGAGGTCGACCAGCAACCGATGGGGCCAGAGGGAAAATGAGATCAGTCTGACcttaaagcaaagcagcagtctGGCTATAATAATAAGATGCTGTgaatgaaagaggaaataatgaaatttgGTTCTAtagctgcaattttttttttaattcattttagcTTCCCTCTTTGTCTCATGCCCTACCCCACCTTTAAACCTTCACTAGGGAGAGGGAAAAAGTGCTTCTTAGCTGATGAATTACAGAAGATGGTGACCTTGGTTAGGAGACGTGATTTAAAACACCAAATGGAGCTATAAAAGTTGCAGCCAGTGTTTCATCATGATCTTCTAGAATAAAAAACGAGCACTGATCTGAGAATTAGAGACAGTCATAGTAACCAAGGCACGTGGGGAGCTACAGCTACAAGgagctgtattttgttttctctcttcttcctatCTTCCCTAACCCACCCCAGAAAAACACAGTAAGTTTTGAAAACAGACCCATTATTGACTGAACATAACGTTAAGAAAAATGTCCCATGGTACCTAGCAGGTTACAATGCAGttgtccttttaaaaacaaacaacaacaacaacaaaaaaagaaggtgAGAGAATTTGAACCCCTTCTACCATTTGTGaggctgtgagtgctgcagcaggacaTAACTGCTGAGTAAAATCACCATTCAGAAcaggttgtttttgttatttttaaccaTTAAACTTGCTGTCGGATTTTTTAAttctctattattattattttaggaCCTGTTGTAGTGAATTGCTACTGAAAAGCCAGTCTAAGGCGAGACACAGAGCACTCTTAAAGCAGCAGTCACATTAGGgttagtattcttttttttttttaggtgtaCCATAATTAATAACTTGGCTAGTTGGTTGTTTTTAAGTCTAtgaaagaaatagttttatgggggaaaaaaaaaatggaaaaaataccaTTGCAGTCTGGTTGACTGGTGCTCATTTGTCATGTGGGACCTGGTACCGGTATAAACACAATCAGCTATTGGGTTAACACGATGTACCACTGACTTGTTTAGTGTGAATAAATCCAGGGGTTCACAGAGTGGTTTTGATTTAATTGGATTGGACTCTATTAAAGAGATTAGTATGTTACTTTATATCCCCTTGTTTGGTCTGATTTTTGAACAATTTAGCCACCTGTCCAAAAGGTGTGCAAATGAGAACCAGTAAATATGGTGTTAATCCCTCTCTCCATTGTACTGTACTCTCAGTGACCTGGGCTTTTTGGCTACAGTCTTGCTTTCCTGATCTACCTTTAGTCAGGTTTGCAAAAGCCAGGcttgttcatttattttccaagaaaGGTTTCTACTATAAGAGAATGTGAGCAGTAGATCTCTGAAAAAGAATTGATTACAGAAGGCGAGGAAGCAGGGTTTCTAGGCTGTTTGAGGTTCTGTTTAATCTGAATATACCACTTGAGCAGAAATAGCGTCCTTTCTTGGTCCTCCCTCTTCCCGTGtaattttttcaaattctttatgTAGCAAATCCAGatataaatgttatttaatcAACTAAACACAGGGTTATGAGTTAGGAATACTCCTGAGTTCTAATTATGGTTCTGCTATTGATGTTCAAAGTTGCATAGACAACAGCATAATCATTGAATTAATTTCTTGATTTCCTCTATGTGAGAAGTTTTTTCTACATCACCTAATTGTTGTGAGGATTAATGAGCAGAGGTTTAAGGAGTGATTTGGCAAATCAAGCTCCTATGTATGCACTGACTGTTTCTAGAAAAGCCTCTTTGAAGAGCCCAAGTTCCGCACCAAACTTGCACTCTGTGAAATAATAGTTGTCCCCATCATGAATGCAGTGCTGGTTCAGGATAGACCACCGCAGACCAGGATCTACATCCTCTCTAAGAGATATGTTTATATGAAATAAGAAGGTAGCCACAAAGTGCTCTTGTGGCACTCTGCATTGCCCAAGTGCTCCCAATCCAAACTCAGCAGCTAAAACGAGACACTGTGGGATACAGTCctattttggttttgtgtttgaaGTGTAGAGCCCTTTGTAAGTGTAAAGGTTTTAGGATGCCATTCTAAACTCTACTGATTTagaaacagcagcttttctcttaTAAGAAGCTACTTTTTTAAGCTCGCTCTTGAGTATTTTAAACTGAGGTTGAATAATCAAAGACTCTCCTTATAGTACCAGCGCTTTCTAAATTTGCATATTTCATGCAAATATGGACTTGACATTTTGCTATTAATCTGGGTTGGAAGACTGAATGACATGCTCTTTTCCTGTCATTCTCATCCTCCCCCAGAATCCCTGGAATAGGTGTGAGTCTCAtctaaaagggaaagaaaaacaaaaaaaaacaacacaaaaccccTTTAGACTAATGTGTGCTGATAAGGTTATTTGACAAGTAGAAACAGGGTGTTTCAAGAAAGTAACAAAATCTAGATTATGTTGAGACAACCCTGTAAGATGCCAAGCAATTCAAGATAGAGCAGGCTTTCCACTCAGCATAACAATTCAATGGGATTAACAAATGTAAGTGCAGCCATACAGGTAGCCAGTATTTAGTAATGAACAGTAAGCCACAAGGAAGATTTCTGTAGAACTGAGGCTGTGCTCTGAAAGATACACAAAGTTTGTGTCCTCAGTGTTCCTAGCACTTGGAGAACACGCGGTAGTCATAAAATCCATTTCCAGAGTACAGCTTATTTTTATCCTAGTTTTAGCTCCACTGACTTTACTGTTATTGGTGAGTTGAATTTCAGCACCATGCGCGTtggaatttcattttgaaagctaTGAATTTTGGCCTGATGAAACTAATGAAAAGCCTTAAGCTAAAAAGGAAACCTTCTAAAACACTGCGCATTTTGCTTGTCAAAGAAAATGCTTACTGAGTTGTCATGAGTGAATTGAATGAAAGCTATTTAATTCTCAGTCTAGTGAACAAGGAAACAATTAGGCAGTGAGTTAACAATCCTGAAATGACAATTCTAGATCATTCTAGTGTAAATGGGAAAGATTTTCACCAACACGCAGATGAGTGCAGACAAGCACTAACATCTTCAGCAGAAATGGATTTTCAGagctctctctcctgttttggAGGCATTTTATTCAGTTCTAAATAGATGCAAATTCTACACTTTGAGGGGTGTCTGCTGCTAATAAATCATAAAAGAGATCCAAACAGAAAACTCAGCTTCATCAGTTCGGGGTTCAAAGGGAAATACTTAAATTGCCTCAAGCTGCAACCTCACTTAGATTGtttctattacatttttaaCTGACATGTCAGTGTATAGATGATAACtatgtttttgttatttgctAGGGCTGCAGTCCAATGTTGAAGTCAGtgcactgctctgcaaaggAAGGAACTTCAGTTAATGCAGATTCTGATAATCAGATTAGTAGTACTTCTTTGTATTATGGGAGTCCTTAAACCCCTCAACTGTGGTTCAGACCCTCTGTATTAGGTATGAAAATATCTTCAAACCTTTATAATCTAGATATTGATGATAGACAGGAAAGGAATAGATGTTAGCATTTCATAAGTGAATGAATGAAACAGAGTTGAAACACTAAATGCATGCTTAAATGTTGTGTTGAACACAGGGGCTCAGACTTATCACtaggcttttctttttgcctaAAGTAAGTTATGTCCACCACAAGTGCCAGGTAAAACAATTTAATATGAGTTTATTCCATACCGAATTACATTAAATCACATCGCCTTGCATTTGCCACATGCTAGGTGTCTGCAAACTGACTGGTGTGACTTATCTGATGCGTGGCAATGTGATGGCATGTGAGCTCTCAATCTTAAGTGATTTGCCCATGATAATTTGGGAAATTGATAGCAGAACCAGAAACTGAACtcagattttccttctctcaatCCAGTGCCTTAACTATCATAGGTCAAAGTATTATGGGGGGAggtatctttttttgtttgttttgttttttttaaacctagaACTGTAAGATGGTGCGGAGTTGGTCTTCATTCCTATCTTTTGAATAATTGCAAATGCCCAGTCACAGTTTTAGACCCATTTGAGTGCCAGTGACTAAGGGAATGTTTGTTATTTCCCAAGTATTCTCTGAAATTATTGTTTTTCCCTTATCTGCTATCAGCAGTAAGGAATGACTTGACTTGAATAGAAAAGCTGTGTAACTGAATGTCTACCTAACTCAACTAATGGAATTGATAGTATGAAATCTAACCTAGATTTTGTAGGCTCTGTTGTAGCTTTAgtgtcttgtttttgttttgttttgttttcccgAAATCTTTGTTCCTAGAATTcaatatttgaatttttgtcCTGAGTCTGGAATGGGGTCCCACTTCcagcttaatttttttaaggtGCTTGCTTGAGGAAGTAGATGCCAAAGTAAATTTCAAAGAAACTCCAGACTTCAGTGTTGGAAGAACAAATGGAAAGCGAGAGCTTTCTCTGGGTTTCATGAGAGATGAATggacaaaggaaaacacaactATCAAAATTTTATGTAATGAAACAGGAAAGGCTTTTCTGTATCATCTgcataaacagaaatatttgtgatGGTTCAGGGAGGCAGAAACTCTGAGAGCAAGtgccaaacaaaaaacatggaACATGTTGGCTTTTTCAGCATTATGAATATACCTTAACAGCATTATGAATATCTTAATGTAAATTAAGCCAGCTTTATACCGTTCACCTTTTGCATGGGCACAGTATGTGAGTCTTAATTGAATAGAACATAAGCTCACATTGAATCTCTGAGCTTATGCTCTCAGTTCCAATCCAAGAGacaaaacaaatgagcaaagagggaaaaaaaaaaaaaaggaaaaattgaaaaagaaagcagattgTGGAAGATGCCCCTGTCTCCTGATTGAGTCCGGCTTTTTATCCTGTACATGCTTTTCTAAATAAGAACCTTCAGCCATTGTGAACATTGTGACCTTTGGGAACAGATGTGGCTTTCAGCCCaatctgctgctctgtgtcccTTTAAGAAAGCTGTGTGTTTAGGAGCACTGAGCCTTGGACAGAGGGAGGCAGTGGCTGGGCTGCAGCCTGAAGCCACTCTTTACTGTTGCAGAATCATCAGCAGCAACAGCATTGGCAGAATGTTtttctgcctgctcccttgATAGTTTCACCCCCATACATTCCTTTGCCAGTGTGTGTACCTGTTCAGATACACAGTTCTACAGATTAACAGTGCTACCTGTAAAATAGATTGGAGAACTATTTGgctaaatagaaaatatatgaCATAACTACAAAGTCCTGCAGAACAGGAGCAAGAACCCTGGCTATAAGGAGTTGTGGGGATGGCTGGAATGATTAAAGCATGCTAGTGGAAAACCACAGTTGTTTGCTCTGTGGTAGTGGGTAATGACTGCCTCTTTGTAAAGAATTAACACCTTATGTCATCTCTGGCCTCTTCCTGTGTTTAGTTCCCATATGAAAAATGAGATGATGATAACCTTGAGTAAGAATGATTCAAGTGCCAAACTGTCCTGCACAATAGTGCTACTTAACTGCTACAAACATTTGGCCCCACTGACTCCAGGCATGATGCAGAGTTAAGCATCCGGCTACATTCTTTCCAAAAGGTGAAATAtctaaataaatttaaagaCTGCCTGGTGTTATTGATCTGCTCTCAGGGTTTATGTGAATGAAGCTTGTCCTGGGTGGCTTCTCTACTTGTACTGCAGTTTTGGAGACTGGGAAGTGCTCTGAGCTGAGATGTGCCGAAGGAAGGAGGTTACTGGTGTCTCACTGATATTCCAGTGACTCCCTCCTAGCTCCTGGGTTCCATGTGGACCATGGGGTCACTTCAAACAGCCACCGGCAGCTATAAATGCTCTTGAGCttcctgcagccacacagcGAGTGTGGGTAAGTGCTTTTGTAATAAATCAATCTCATTCCCGCTAATAGCTTTTTGGCTGCTCTGTCTACAAACTGGTGCCTTCTCCAGGCAACTTTTACATGCCCTCTGCAAATTTGTCAGACTGACTGCTGGCTCTTAAGTAATCAACCAAGCCTTGCTCTTGGGATCAGAATTTCTCTTCAGTACTGTTGTAATCTGAAAGTTTGCAGCAATTAGTGTTAATACACAgtgtaagagaaaataaaaggctgTTCTCAGATGTCCTGTAGAGCAAACAACCGAAACACGAGTGTGGGGATAAGCCAGGAAGACTGGCATTTTTCCCTGGCTGCATGCTGTGTGGACAAGACAGTGCCTTGGAAGGGAAGGAGCAGAAAAGTTTGCCATTGGCTCTGATGAATCTCAATCCTGCTTCTACTGAAGTTGTTGGGAATCCTCTCATTATCTTCAGTGTGAGCAAGAAAGGATCTTAGGTGAGGATGGATGACTCTTTCCCTACTTGAATGAAGTTTCTTGCCTATTTATGGGCCTGCTTCTATTGAAACCGAGCCTGTTTTAGCCTTTTGGGTTCTTAGGGACCTGTTTGTATAAAGCAACTTACCTACCTACCTTTTTTNNNNNNNNNNNNNNNNNNNNNNNNNNNNNNNNNNNNNNNNNNNNNNNNNNNNNNNNNNNNNNNNNNNNNNNNNNNNNNNNNNNNNNNNNNNNNNNNNNNNGCCAGAACCGCGACGGCAGGCGGCGGGTCCCCCGGGGGGGGGCGGGAGCTGGAGATGCACACCATCAGCTCCAAGGTGTTCGGGGACATCCTGGACTTCGCCTATACCTCACGCATCGTGGTGCGGCTGGAGAGCTTCCCGGAGCTCATGACGGCCGCCAAGTTCCTGCTGATGCGCTCTGTCATCGACATCTGCCAGGAGGTCATCAAACAGTCCAACGTGCAGATCCTCGTGCCCCCCACGCGCCCCGACATCATGCTGTTCCGCCCGGGAGCCGCTGACCTCGGCTTCCCTCTCGACATGACCAACGGTGCCACGTTGGCGCCCAATGGCAATGGCATTGCAGGCATGCCTGAAGACGAGGCCACGCGGGCTGCACTCACCGCGGCACAGTCCtccctgcctgtgctgcagggtgTGGACCGCCTGCCCATGGTGGCAGGACCCCTTTCCCCGCCGCTGCTGGCCTCACCCTTCCAGAATGTTGCTGCTAGTGCCCCCACCTTAGGTACCAAGCGGGGCAGAGGCCGTCCCCGTAAAGCCAACCTCTTGGACTCCATGATGTTCGGGGCCCCGGGTGGACTGCGGGAGGCTGGCATCCTGCCATGTGGCCTCTGCGGAAAGGTTTTCACTGATGCCAATCGGCTTCGTCAGCACGAGGCTCAGCATGGGGTGACGAGCTTGCAGCTGGGTTACATAGACATCCCACCCCCCAGACTGGGTGAAAATGGCATCCCTGGCCAGGACGACCCTGATGCGCccagaaaaagaagcaggacAAGGAAACAGGTGGCATGTGACATCTGTGGCAAGATCTTTCGGGACGTGTACCACCTGAATCGGCACAAGCTGTCACACTCTGGTGAGAAGCCTTACTCTTGTCCAGTGTGCGGGTTACGGTTCAAGCGGAAAGACAGGATGTCCTATCATGTTCGATCCCACGATGGCTCAGTGGGAAAGCCCTACATCTGCCAGAGCTGCGGGAAAGGCTTTTCCAGGTAAGAGAGAACTTCCAAGGATCGTAGATGCAGAGATCTAGGAAGTTGTCTTTCCCATCTCTTGGGAAACCAGAACAATTTGTACATAGGGTAGTTTGGCTGTTCCAATTTAAAATGTCTCGAGAAATGAACTTTCATCATTTCCGCTGGGAGGCTGTACTGAGTCTCTCAAAAGGATCTAAAAGTAATTAAGACACTGATCCGGGAGTCAGTTGGCTCCTGGGTAAACATCCCCAGCTCTGTCCCAGACCCACATACACGTCAGGCCCTCCCTCAGATCACATTTCTGACAAGTGGGTCTCCCTAGTAGTTACCTGTCTCACTGTAGTGTCTGGAGACTCCTGATTTGTAGGTAGTTGGAAGGTGCTGTTGAAGTGCAAAATATTAATACATCTcaagtttattatttttctcgtatccattttaaattttcttttttcttaacttcCCTTCATTTCTCTTAGTTCGTAATGTTTTTTATCACCCAAATGTGAAGGAAGAGGTGAGATTTCAAAGGCTGCAGCATCAAGTATCTTTTAATACATGATCTTTGTGTCCTTTGGGTTTACAACCTTCTGAAGGGGATCCTGTTTCTGCCCTGCAACATACGTAAGATCTGTGCATttaatgttgctgctttttttgttgtcacTGTTTGTGGGAGTTAATATAAGTTTGAGGCTAGGAGcttggggggtggggggtgcATCCATGCCGTGTTCCCCTCGTAGCTGCACTCTGCTTCTGTCTGCAGTTGTTGACTCAGCAGGGGAGAGGGATCTGACACAGGACAATGAATCAAAAGCTGACAGGGGTAGAGTTTTCCCAGCTGTACACGTGGGAAGTATGTGCCTGCTAGCTCTCCTGTTGGTAGAGTTTTTTGTTACTGGGATAAGTTAAGGCAacacagatttcttctttttcctcctccctcttctttttccccttcttttctaAAATCAGCACTAATTAGGGGACGCTCCTTGTTCAGGACTGCAAATTTAGTGATGAGAAGTCATAAACTGAAAATGTGAGCTAAAAGCAAATTATGCTTTTTACTACAGTGCTACCTGTGATCATTGCcaatttttatcatttttgttcAAGATTAAAAATTTCTGTTGCTGTATGAGAGATTTTTGTCAACAAGGGGAGGTGAAAAATACGTGTTGAGTTCTCCTTGTTTCCAATGACTTAAAATGTGAGCAAGCAGGTACACTGTTaagaaaataaaccacaaaAATATCTATCCGTCTTTTTAAAATCGAAGCATGGAAAGTAGAGAACCTTTCTTAAGATGCAGTATTCAGTTACAGGAGCTGTCAGAGGAAAGCTGGAAGCGCGATGCCCGACTTTAGTGCCCTTTCCTCCAGCGAGTAGTGCAGCAGCGCGGCCGCCAGGCTGGCAGCACCTGGGAGGACCCCagtccgtctgtctgtctggtTGCACGGCCCCAGCCCACCGCAGcgccggctccagcagcacagctcggGCTCTGCTGTCCGCAGTGCGTGAATTCCACCCTGCGCGCTCCCATTGGCgcagctggagagctgggggaggagaGGGTGGAGAACTTGTTTCCAAGCAGTTTTGGGCTCATACAATGAAAAGCTTTCTTCCCACTAAGAGAAACTCC of the Meleagris gallopavo isolate NT-WF06-2002-E0010 breed Aviagen turkey brand Nicholas breeding stock chromosome 17, Turkey_5.1, whole genome shotgun sequence genome contains:
- the PATZ1 gene encoding POZ-, AT hook-, and zinc finger-containing protein 1; the protein is MAVSKNKMETEAEKKYPCPECGSFFRSKSYLNKHIQKVHVRALGGPLGDLGPALGSPFSPQQNMSLLESFGFQIVQSAFASSLVDPEVDQQPMGTATAGGGSPGGGRELEMHTISSKVFGDILDFAYTSRIVVRLESFPELMTAAKFLLMRSVIDICQEVIKQSNVQILVPPTRPDIMLFRPGAADLGFPLDMTNGATLAPNGNGIAGMPEDEATRAALTAAQSSLPVLQGVDRLPMVAGPLSPPLLASPFQNVAASAPTLGTKRGRGRPRKANLLDSMMFGAPGGLREAGILPCGLCGKVFTDANRLRQHEAQHGVTSLQLGYIDIPPPRLGENGIPGQDDPDAPRKRSRTRKQVACDICGKIFRDVYHLNRHKLSHSGEKPYSCPVCGLRFKRKDRMSYHVRSHDGSVGKPYICQSCGKGFSRPDHLNGHIKQVHTSERPHKCQQENGSHHGISSETSTAIEKLKLQETCNASFATRDRLRSHLACHEDKVPCQVCGKYLRAAYMADHLKKHSEGPSNFCTICNRGFSSASYLKVHVKTHHGVPLPQVSRHQESIPNGGAAFHCVRTYGIKGKRLPALHLASLCRTWCCGMLGWS